A genome region from Diorhabda carinulata isolate Delta chromosome 2, icDioCari1.1, whole genome shotgun sequence includes the following:
- the LOC130890657 gene encoding putative inorganic phosphate cotransporter isoform X2, translating to MVHKNRYDLEKRLPSFEKSANISLGWFGTRHTVTFMLFLGMANAYIMRTNMSVAIVAMVNHTAIGHSSHDSAISVDDECGVEINVNDTKTPVKSELEGEFVWPTDVQGYVLSSFFYGYVITQIPFGILAKRYGNIYFLGVGMLINSLFGLLVPIAAEMGIWWLIAVRFIQGLGEGPIVPCTHSLLAKWIPPNERSRMGAFIYAGAQFGTVISMPLSGLLSECRFGWPSIFYVFGTIGTVWCIFFLILVYEDPQSHTKMNVEERLYIQKELGSKIGLPIPPIPWMSILTSLPFYAILLAHMGHNYGYETLMTELPTYMKQIHHFSIKDNGVLSALPYLAMWLFSIFISHVADYLLTKPHFTHTIVRKLINGIGQYGPAIALVAVSFTGCNKWLTVILLTIGVGLNGGIYSGFKVNHLDISPQFAGILMSFTNCMANLAGLLAPIYAGHVVVGTPSVAKWRTVFVTAAAVYAGCCTFYIIFGSGQRQPWDQPYEEPEKRIPNDEPEKKKSNDDTGFVTTRA from the exons gaTGGTTTGGAACAAGACATACGGTTACGTTTATGCTTTTTTTGGGTATGGCGAACGCTTACATCATGCGTACCAACATGTCAGTCGCCATTGTAGCTATGGTTAATCACACAGCTATAGGCCACAGTTCTCACGACTCAGCTATATCCGTCGATGACGAATGCGGAGTTGAAATCAACGTGAACGACACCAAAACTCCA GTAAAATCGGAACTCGAAGGTGAATTCGTGTGGCCTACTGATGTCCAAGGTTACGTGCTCAGCTCATTTTTCTATGGTTACGTCATCACTCAAATTCCTTTTGGTATACTAGCTAAACGTTACGGGAATATTTATTTCTTGGGGGTTGGGATGTTGATTAACTCGTTGTTTGGACTACTTGTACCTATCGCAGCCGAAATGGGCATTTGGTGGCTTATCGCGGTTAGATTCATACAAGGACTCGGAGAG GGACCTATTGTACCATGCACGCATTCCTTGCTAGCAAAATGGATTCCTCCAAACGAGCGAAGTCGAATGGGAGCATTTATTTACGCAG gAGCTCAATTTGGTACTGTGATATCTATGCCGCTCAGTGGATTATTATCAGAATGTAGATTCGGTTGGCcttcaatattttatgtattcgGTACGATAGGTACTGTTTGGTGTATATTCTTCCTGATATTAGTTTACGAAGATCCCCAATCTCATACCAAAATGAACGTCGAGGAAAGATTGTATATACAAAAAGAATTAGGAAGCAAAATCGGTCTACCG ATTCCACCAATACCTTGGATGTCAATTTTAACATCTTTACCATTCTACGCGATTCTTTTGGCCCACATGGGACACAATTATGGCTATGAAACTCTTATGACTGAATTGCCAACGTACATGAAACAAATCCATCATTTCAGTATTAAAGAC AACGGAGTATTATCAGCACTTCCATATTTGGCAATGTGgctattttccatatttatcaGCCATGTTGCGGATTATTTGTTAACTAAACCACATTTCACCCACACCATCGTTAGAAAGCTCATAAATGGAATTG GTCAATATGGTCCAGCGATAGCTTTAGTAGCAGTGTCGTTTACAGGATGCAATAAATGGTTAACGGTTATACTTTTAACTATCGGAGTTGGTTTAAACGGTGGTATCTATTCCGGTTTCAAGGTCAACCATTTGGATATATCCCCCCAATTCGCCGGCATACTTATGTCTTTTACAAACTGTATGGCAAATTTAGCCGGTTTACTCGCACCAATTTATGCCGGACACGTCGTTGTCGGAACG CCCAGCGTTGCCAAATGGAGAACTGTTTTCGTCACCGCGGCCGCGGTTTACGCTGGCTGTTGCACGTTTTACATTATTTTCGGTTCTGGACAACGGCAACCGTGGGATCAACCTTACGAAGAACCTGAGAAAAGAATCCCGAATGATGAACCggaaaagaaaaaatcgaaCGATGATACAGGGTTCGTTACTACTCGTGCTTAA
- the LOC130890657 gene encoding putative inorganic phosphate cotransporter isoform X1 gives MSWQSSRKNSYTHTKYVAVLLESDDICKKQGWFGTRHTVTFMLFLGMANAYIMRTNMSVAIVAMVNHTAIGHSSHDSAISVDDECGVEINVNDTKTPVKSELEGEFVWPTDVQGYVLSSFFYGYVITQIPFGILAKRYGNIYFLGVGMLINSLFGLLVPIAAEMGIWWLIAVRFIQGLGEGPIVPCTHSLLAKWIPPNERSRMGAFIYAGAQFGTVISMPLSGLLSECRFGWPSIFYVFGTIGTVWCIFFLILVYEDPQSHTKMNVEERLYIQKELGSKIGLPIPPIPWMSILTSLPFYAILLAHMGHNYGYETLMTELPTYMKQIHHFSIKDNGVLSALPYLAMWLFSIFISHVADYLLTKPHFTHTIVRKLINGIGQYGPAIALVAVSFTGCNKWLTVILLTIGVGLNGGIYSGFKVNHLDISPQFAGILMSFTNCMANLAGLLAPIYAGHVVVGTPSVAKWRTVFVTAAAVYAGCCTFYIIFGSGQRQPWDQPYEEPEKRIPNDEPEKKKSNDDTGFVTTRA, from the exons gaTGGTTTGGAACAAGACATACGGTTACGTTTATGCTTTTTTTGGGTATGGCGAACGCTTACATCATGCGTACCAACATGTCAGTCGCCATTGTAGCTATGGTTAATCACACAGCTATAGGCCACAGTTCTCACGACTCAGCTATATCCGTCGATGACGAATGCGGAGTTGAAATCAACGTGAACGACACCAAAACTCCA GTAAAATCGGAACTCGAAGGTGAATTCGTGTGGCCTACTGATGTCCAAGGTTACGTGCTCAGCTCATTTTTCTATGGTTACGTCATCACTCAAATTCCTTTTGGTATACTAGCTAAACGTTACGGGAATATTTATTTCTTGGGGGTTGGGATGTTGATTAACTCGTTGTTTGGACTACTTGTACCTATCGCAGCCGAAATGGGCATTTGGTGGCTTATCGCGGTTAGATTCATACAAGGACTCGGAGAG GGACCTATTGTACCATGCACGCATTCCTTGCTAGCAAAATGGATTCCTCCAAACGAGCGAAGTCGAATGGGAGCATTTATTTACGCAG gAGCTCAATTTGGTACTGTGATATCTATGCCGCTCAGTGGATTATTATCAGAATGTAGATTCGGTTGGCcttcaatattttatgtattcgGTACGATAGGTACTGTTTGGTGTATATTCTTCCTGATATTAGTTTACGAAGATCCCCAATCTCATACCAAAATGAACGTCGAGGAAAGATTGTATATACAAAAAGAATTAGGAAGCAAAATCGGTCTACCG ATTCCACCAATACCTTGGATGTCAATTTTAACATCTTTACCATTCTACGCGATTCTTTTGGCCCACATGGGACACAATTATGGCTATGAAACTCTTATGACTGAATTGCCAACGTACATGAAACAAATCCATCATTTCAGTATTAAAGAC AACGGAGTATTATCAGCACTTCCATATTTGGCAATGTGgctattttccatatttatcaGCCATGTTGCGGATTATTTGTTAACTAAACCACATTTCACCCACACCATCGTTAGAAAGCTCATAAATGGAATTG GTCAATATGGTCCAGCGATAGCTTTAGTAGCAGTGTCGTTTACAGGATGCAATAAATGGTTAACGGTTATACTTTTAACTATCGGAGTTGGTTTAAACGGTGGTATCTATTCCGGTTTCAAGGTCAACCATTTGGATATATCCCCCCAATTCGCCGGCATACTTATGTCTTTTACAAACTGTATGGCAAATTTAGCCGGTTTACTCGCACCAATTTATGCCGGACACGTCGTTGTCGGAACG CCCAGCGTTGCCAAATGGAGAACTGTTTTCGTCACCGCGGCCGCGGTTTACGCTGGCTGTTGCACGTTTTACATTATTTTCGGTTCTGGACAACGGCAACCGTGGGATCAACCTTACGAAGAACCTGAGAAAAGAATCCCGAATGATGAACCggaaaagaaaaaatcgaaCGATGATACAGGGTTCGTTACTACTCGTGCTTAA